The following are from one region of the Sulfurimicrobium lacus genome:
- a CDS encoding bifunctional diguanylate cyclase/phosphodiesterase, translating to MNHRAGLKTAILLPLALVLAALLGIFHYGLNRHEKTVSDENFVLDMQSAQTYYQRALLRRSEKLGAALEVILRDEPFQAALRAGDRDALLKRAAPLFKQFHDRYGITHFYFQDAARVNVLRVHQPDRHGDTIDRFTTLAAESSGKTASGVELGPMGTFTLRVVAPMRDSQGLIGYVELGEEIEEVLHGVQAIIGTDHLLVIDKQFLQRKAWEDTMRHMGRRADWERLPDAVIVHQTLDLPAESINRALSREEKSSQDIDLKIGAKHYYAGTIPVEDVGGRKVGKLVVLRDKTQSRADTNAVLHSLDLFYLILGGALFAMFYLIIRQVQRRLDASHELIVARGQEREALQAQHILELEEERDKLRQAQQDLRLADEVFENSIEGIIITDAQANILRVNRAFTVITGYSEEDALGSNPRLLRSDRHDAAFYQGMWASLVEYGYWQGEIWNQRKNGEIYPQWLSIVTIRNEQGTTNHYLGVFADLSEKKQAEAHLHHLSYYDALTELPNRHLLEDRLFQALATASANNALVAVLHLDLDRFKAINDTFGHAFGDKLLQAVAKRLAGNIRGSDTIARFSGDEFAVVLTDVGSQENAVLVAKKILDTLARPFNLEGHEVFITPGIGIAFYPIDATNKDDLLRNADTAMSHAKAQGGNCYHFYSAEMNSGVSQRLSLETGLRYALERNEFLLHYQPQVDLRSGKIIGMEALLRWQHPERGLISPVEFIPLLEETGLIIPVGEWVLRTACAQNNAWLAAGLPRMRMAVNLSAHQFRQSNLTDVVCLALEDSGLEPELLELEVTESIMIHDLQTTLVTLNQLHVIGIQISIDDFGTGYSSLSYLKRLPISKIKIDQSFVRDICDDPDDAAIADAVISLGHSLKMQVIAEGVETVEQLDYLRAHGCDEFQGYYFSRPVPAEAFAALVHEQTAIS from the coding sequence ATGAATCATCGGGCGGGCCTGAAAACCGCGATCCTTCTCCCTCTCGCGCTGGTGCTGGCGGCACTGCTGGGGATTTTCCATTACGGCTTGAACCGGCATGAGAAAACAGTCTCCGACGAGAATTTCGTCCTTGATATGCAGTCCGCGCAAACCTATTACCAGCGCGCGCTGCTGCGGCGCAGCGAAAAACTGGGCGCAGCGCTGGAAGTGATCTTGCGCGACGAGCCGTTTCAGGCCGCGCTGCGCGCCGGGGACCGGGACGCGCTGCTCAAGCGGGCCGCCCCGCTGTTCAAACAGTTCCATGACCGGTACGGCATCACCCACTTCTATTTCCAGGACGCCGCCCGAGTCAACGTGCTGCGCGTGCACCAGCCCGACCGTCACGGCGACACCATCGATCGCTTCACCACCCTGGCCGCCGAAAGCAGCGGAAAAACCGCTTCCGGCGTGGAGTTGGGACCAATGGGCACCTTTACCCTGCGCGTAGTGGCGCCCATGCGCGACAGCCAGGGGCTGATCGGCTATGTGGAACTGGGCGAGGAGATCGAAGAGGTATTGCATGGCGTCCAGGCCATCATCGGCACCGATCACCTGCTGGTGATCGACAAGCAATTCCTGCAGCGCAAAGCCTGGGAAGACACCATGCGGCACATGGGGCGCCGCGCCGATTGGGAGCGGCTTCCCGACGCGGTGATCGTCCATCAGACGCTGGACTTGCCGGCTGAAAGCATCAACCGCGCGCTGTCCCGGGAGGAGAAGTCAAGCCAGGATATCGACCTCAAAATCGGCGCCAAGCACTATTACGCCGGAACCATCCCTGTCGAGGATGTCGGCGGACGCAAGGTGGGCAAGCTGGTTGTGCTGCGCGACAAGACGCAAAGCCGCGCCGACACGAATGCCGTACTGCACTCCCTCGACCTCTTTTACCTGATCCTCGGCGGCGCACTGTTCGCCATGTTCTATCTCATCATCCGGCAGGTGCAGCGACGCCTGGATGCCTCGCACGAATTGATCGTTGCGCGGGGGCAGGAACGCGAGGCGCTGCAGGCGCAGCACATTCTCGAACTGGAGGAAGAGCGCGACAAATTGCGGCAGGCGCAGCAAGACCTGCGCCTCGCCGACGAGGTGTTCGAGAACAGCATCGAGGGCATCATCATCACCGACGCTCAGGCCAACATCCTGCGCGTGAACCGGGCTTTCACCGTCATCACCGGGTACAGCGAGGAAGACGCGCTTGGCAGCAATCCGAGGCTGCTGCGCTCGGACCGGCACGACGCCGCTTTTTACCAGGGCATGTGGGCGTCGCTGGTCGAGTACGGCTACTGGCAGGGAGAGATCTGGAACCAGCGCAAAAACGGCGAAATTTACCCACAATGGCTATCCATCGTCACCATTCGCAACGAACAGGGAACAACCAACCATTATCTGGGCGTGTTTGCCGATCTGAGCGAAAAGAAACAGGCCGAAGCACACCTCCACCACCTCTCCTATTACGACGCGCTTACCGAGCTACCCAACCGCCATTTGCTGGAAGATCGCCTGTTTCAGGCGCTGGCAACGGCGAGCGCCAATAACGCGCTGGTAGCGGTACTGCACCTGGACCTGGACCGCTTCAAAGCCATCAACGACACCTTTGGTCACGCCTTCGGCGACAAACTGCTGCAAGCCGTGGCCAAGCGCCTGGCGGGCAACATCCGCGGCAGCGATACCATTGCCCGTTTCAGCGGAGACGAATTCGCCGTGGTCCTGACCGACGTGGGCAGCCAGGAAAATGCCGTGTTGGTGGCCAAAAAGATTCTCGACACTCTGGCCAGACCCTTCAACCTTGAAGGGCACGAGGTATTCATCACACCCGGCATCGGTATCGCGTTCTACCCCATCGATGCCACCAACAAGGACGACCTGCTCAGAAATGCCGACACGGCCATGAGCCATGCCAAGGCCCAGGGCGGAAACTGCTACCACTTTTATAGCGCCGAAATGAACAGCGGGGTTTCACAGCGCCTGTCCCTGGAAACCGGCCTGCGCTATGCGCTCGAACGCAACGAGTTCCTGCTCCATTACCAGCCCCAGGTCGATCTGCGCAGCGGGAAAATCATCGGCATGGAGGCGCTGCTGCGCTGGCAGCACCCGGAACGTGGCCTGATCTCGCCGGTAGAGTTCATCCCCCTGCTCGAGGAAACGGGCCTGATCATCCCGGTGGGCGAATGGGTGCTGCGCACCGCGTGCGCCCAGAACAACGCCTGGCTGGCCGCCGGCTTGCCGCGCATGCGCATGGCGGTCAACCTTTCGGCGCACCAGTTCCGTCAAAGCAACCTGACCGACGTGGTGTGCCTGGCGCTGGAGGATTCCGGGCTGGAGCCGGAACTGCTGGAACTGGAAGTCACCGAAAGCATCATGATCCACGACTTGCAGACCACTCTGGTCACCTTGAACCAGCTACACGTCATCGGCATCCAGATCTCGATCGACGACTTCGGCACCGGCTATTCTTCGCTCAGCTACCTCAAGCGCCTGCCGATTTCCAAGATCAAGATCGACCAGTCCTTCGTGCGCGACATCTGCGACGACCCGGACGATGCCGCCATCGCCGACGCCGTGATCAGCCTGGGGCACAGCCTCAAGATGCAGGTCATTGCCGAGGGGGTGGAAACCGTGGAGCAGCTCGACTACCTGCGCGCCCACGGCTGCGACGAGTTCCAGGGCTATTATTTCAGCCGCCCGGTGCCGGCAGAAGCATTCGCTGCGCTAGTGCACGAGCAGACAGCTATCAGCTGA
- a CDS encoding VIT1/CCC1 transporter family protein has protein sequence MNMLESWREEKRSAYLYRIISDVESGTARQILFLELADAAEQQARIWANMAQQSDAELPARYVPELRVRLVAALVRRIGPRPLRNVLAAMKVRGMSLYNPADHHIPTSLDEVGRRHRNVGGGNLRAAVFGVNDGLVSNASLIMGVAGAAGPSGASGVILLSGVAGLLAGAFSMAAGEYLSVRSQREMYEYQIGLERDELEQYPQEEAAELALIFQAKGVEREEARKLAKDIIADPDRALDTLAREELGLNPEELGSPWGAALFSFVSFGCGAIVPLLPFFLGTGMSALFAAIALTSIALFGVGAALSLFTGRHAWLGGLRMLAIGGAAGGATYLIGRALGVTLA, from the coding sequence ATGAATATGCTGGAAAGCTGGCGCGAAGAAAAGCGCTCCGCCTATCTCTACCGCATCATCTCCGACGTCGAATCGGGCACGGCGCGGCAGATCCTGTTTCTCGAACTGGCCGATGCGGCCGAACAGCAGGCGCGGATCTGGGCGAACATGGCGCAACAGTCCGATGCCGAGCTGCCCGCGCGTTACGTGCCGGAACTGCGGGTACGGCTGGTTGCGGCCCTAGTGCGCCGCATCGGTCCGCGCCCCTTGCGCAACGTTCTGGCGGCTATGAAAGTGCGCGGCATGTCGCTCTACAACCCGGCCGATCATCACATCCCGACTTCGCTCGACGAAGTGGGCCGGCGCCACAGGAATGTCGGCGGCGGCAACCTGCGCGCGGCGGTGTTCGGCGTCAATGACGGCCTGGTTTCCAATGCCAGCCTGATTATGGGCGTGGCGGGTGCAGCCGGGCCCTCGGGTGCGAGCGGCGTTATCCTGCTTTCCGGCGTGGCCGGCCTGCTGGCGGGCGCTTTTTCCATGGCAGCAGGCGAATATCTCTCGGTGCGTTCGCAGCGCGAAATGTACGAATACCAGATCGGCCTGGAGCGGGATGAACTGGAGCAATACCCGCAGGAGGAAGCCGCCGAACTGGCGCTGATCTTCCAGGCCAAGGGGGTGGAACGGGAGGAAGCGCGCAAGCTGGCGAAGGACATCATTGCCGACCCCGACCGGGCGCTGGACACCCTGGCGCGCGAAGAACTGGGGCTGAACCCCGAAGAACTCGGCTCGCCCTGGGGCGCTGCACTGTTTTCCTTCGTATCCTTCGGCTGCGGCGCCATCGTGCCGCTGCTGCCGTTCTTTCTCGGCACGGGAATGTCGGCGCTGTTCGCCGCGATTGCGCTGACATCGATCGCGCTGTTCGGCGTTGGCGCCGCCCTCAGCCTGTTTACCGGCCGCCACGCCTGGCTCGGCGGCCTGCGCATGCTGGCGATCGGCGGCGCAGCGGGCGGCGCGACCTATCTCATCGGGCGCGCGCTGGGCGTGACGCTGGCGTGA
- a CDS encoding GGDEF domain-containing protein, with translation MQNFIQFVLTAVGSLGGNAFSASLATLEMTHALREAGAATGYPLPVSLQLDQRTLLVTWGDDGQQQRIASFPEVPGVAAVEQLRHHLQQSTAAADPALLLRRNAEMERFLNETRERTEKEIEAMQLALGKRQDELSASIHQAETDALTGLLNRRAYDAKLSQAFNRTRRQKTEALSLLLFDLDFFKQVNDEFGHQFGDAYLNKMAHAMRAAVRDEVDLVFRFGGDEFAIVLFSDKNNACRTAMDVLDVMEGKVSVGIATLTPSQAAEVSLADFIKLADDALYEAKRAGRGRVVVNSCGLPGSVGCTSYCPKLESAPCRAS, from the coding sequence TTGCAGAATTTTATCCAGTTCGTCCTGACTGCAGTCGGCAGCCTGGGAGGCAATGCCTTTTCCGCCTCCCTGGCGACCCTGGAGATGACGCATGCGCTCCGGGAGGCAGGGGCGGCGACAGGTTATCCCTTGCCTGTGAGCCTGCAACTGGACCAGCGCACCCTGCTTGTGACGTGGGGGGATGATGGCCAGCAGCAGCGCATCGCTTCATTCCCAGAGGTTCCCGGAGTCGCTGCAGTGGAACAGTTGCGCCACCATCTGCAGCAATCCACGGCGGCCGCAGATCCTGCCCTGCTGCTGCGGCGCAACGCCGAAATGGAACGCTTCCTCAACGAAACACGGGAGCGCACCGAAAAGGAAATCGAAGCCATGCAACTGGCGCTGGGAAAACGCCAGGACGAACTTTCCGCCTCCATCCATCAGGCGGAAACCGACGCGCTGACAGGGCTGCTCAACCGGCGTGCCTACGATGCGAAACTGTCCCAGGCTTTCAACCGTACCCGGCGCCAGAAAACCGAAGCCCTGTCGCTGCTGCTGTTCGATCTCGATTTTTTCAAGCAGGTCAACGACGAGTTCGGCCACCAGTTCGGCGACGCTTACCTTAACAAGATGGCCCATGCCATGCGTGCGGCAGTCCGCGACGAGGTGGATCTGGTGTTTCGCTTTGGCGGTGACGAATTCGCCATTGTGCTGTTTTCCGACAAGAACAATGCGTGCAGGACGGCGATGGACGTGCTGGACGTGATGGAGGGCAAGGTCAGCGTCGGCATCGCCACGCTGACGCCTTCCCAAGCCGCAGAAGTCAGCCTGGCGGATTTCATCAAGCTGGCAGACGATGCGCTTTACGAGGCGAAACGCGCCGGGCGCGGGCGGGTTGTGGTCAATAGCTGCGGTCTACCCGGCAGCGTGGGCTGCACTTCATACTGTCCCAAACTGGAAAGTGCACCATGTCGCGCATCATAG
- a CDS encoding ATP-binding protein: MSRIIDSVRDCKLLHSNPVQSESAAILLRSKVAAIAQRLGFSELKRENMALVVSEMVSNQVKHAGGKGMLQIWQQPGPVLDILSLDYGPGIANLSLAEADGYSSVNTLGKGLGSIRRLSDQVHVYTQQESHGREKRWNGTAILARFCPSGKQDCPVVGRHPVLNIGLYSRSLSDERYNGDRIYVRQDHETLRWMHLDGLGHGEQAEKATADLAGLLQHYDAPAETLAAVDRQLHNSRGAVAIIGELGLGNRALHILGVGDMHAHILEHDGMHNYSFAPGVLGKEHKSPEVTSLKFDQRCVVITASDGIRRNWDVSNFPGLFNLHPQLIAYVLGNIMGRISDDQSVCVASIG; encoded by the coding sequence ATGTCGCGCATCATAGACAGCGTCAGGGATTGCAAGCTGTTGCACAGCAACCCGGTGCAAAGCGAAAGCGCCGCCATCCTGCTGCGCTCCAAGGTCGCCGCCATTGCCCAGCGCCTCGGCTTTTCCGAACTGAAGCGCGAAAACATGGCGCTGGTGGTGTCTGAAATGGTGTCCAACCAGGTCAAGCATGCCGGCGGCAAGGGCATGCTGCAGATCTGGCAGCAGCCGGGGCCGGTGCTGGACATCCTGTCCCTGGATTACGGGCCGGGGATCGCCAATCTTTCGCTCGCCGAGGCGGACGGCTATTCCTCCGTCAATACACTGGGCAAGGGGCTGGGCAGCATTCGCCGCCTGAGCGATCAGGTCCACGTTTACACCCAGCAGGAAAGCCACGGCCGGGAAAAAAGATGGAACGGCACCGCCATTCTCGCCCGGTTCTGTCCGAGCGGAAAACAGGATTGCCCGGTCGTGGGGAGACATCCGGTGCTGAATATCGGTCTCTATTCGCGCTCCCTGTCCGACGAGCGCTACAACGGCGATCGCATCTACGTGCGGCAGGATCACGAAACGCTGCGCTGGATGCATCTCGACGGCCTGGGGCACGGCGAGCAGGCCGAAAAGGCCACCGCCGATCTCGCCGGCCTGCTGCAACATTACGATGCACCCGCCGAGACGCTGGCCGCGGTCGACCGCCAACTGCACAATTCGCGCGGTGCGGTCGCGATTATCGGCGAGCTAGGACTGGGCAACCGGGCACTGCATATCCTTGGGGTGGGCGACATGCACGCCCACATCCTGGAACACGACGGGATGCACAATTATTCCTTTGCCCCCGGCGTGCTGGGCAAGGAACACAAGTCGCCCGAGGTGACGAGCCTGAAGTTCGACCAGCGTTGTGTGGTGATCACCGCCAGCGACGGCATCCGCCGTAACTGGGATGTGTCCAATTTCCCAGGCCTGTTCAATCTTCATCCTCAGTTGATTGCTTATGTGCTGGGGAATATCATGGGCAGGATTTCGGACGACCAGTCCGTTTGCGTAGCGAGTATTGGCTGA
- a CDS encoding STAS domain-containing protein has translation MVKQTKNTSKILTELLKLQIGNITERIEREGQTVFGGSNLLESDEIADLCIQFLQLLVALLESRDPDDDASPQFHALEMFFNNLSKQILVRGGRIEDLVRYIQFMQHTLIDALGEDEKIKVDDARTILLYLSSLFNELILAVFQAYLSEKERTIWAQEAELRETSTPITEIWDGVLTLPIIGTLDSSRTMIVMDALLNRIASDHASAVVMDLTGVKNIDSQVSHHLIQMVRAIQLMGADAILTGIRPDIARALTSLNIDLDNVTTRATLSDGLKEAFRRMGIQVSHKAA, from the coding sequence GTGGTAAAACAAACAAAAAACACCAGCAAAATTTTGACCGAATTGCTCAAGCTGCAGATCGGCAATATAACCGAACGCATCGAGAGGGAAGGGCAGACCGTATTCGGCGGCAGCAACCTGCTCGAGTCCGATGAAATCGCCGATTTGTGCATCCAGTTTCTCCAGTTGCTGGTGGCGTTGCTGGAGTCCCGGGATCCTGACGACGACGCTTCACCTCAGTTCCATGCCCTGGAAATGTTCTTCAACAACCTGTCGAAGCAGATCCTGGTGCGCGGCGGAAGAATCGAAGACCTGGTGCGCTACATCCAGTTCATGCAGCACACCCTCATCGATGCGCTGGGCGAGGACGAGAAAATCAAGGTGGACGACGCACGCACCATCCTGCTCTACCTTTCCAGCCTGTTCAACGAGCTTATCCTGGCCGTGTTCCAGGCTTACCTGAGCGAGAAGGAACGTACAATCTGGGCTCAGGAAGCCGAATTGCGCGAAACTTCCACTCCCATTACGGAGATCTGGGACGGCGTGCTGACCCTGCCGATCATCGGTACGCTCGACTCCAGCCGCACCATGATCGTGATGGATGCCCTGCTCAACCGCATCGCCAGCGACCACGCCAGCGCGGTGGTGATGGACCTGACCGGGGTCAAGAACATCGATTCCCAGGTATCGCACCATCTCATCCAGATGGTGCGGGCGATCCAGCTCATGGGTGCGGACGCCATCCTCACCGGCATCCGCCCCGATATCGCGCGCGCCCTCACCAGCCTCAATATCGACCTGGACAACGTCACTACCCGCGCCACCTTGTCCGACGGCCTCAAGGAAGCGTTCCGCCGCATGGGCATACAGGTCAGCCATAAAGCAGCCTGA
- a CDS encoding YifB family Mg chelatase-like AAA ATPase, producing the protein MSLAVLYSRALNGMDAPLVTVEVHLANGLPSFTLVGLAEAEVKEARDRVRAALQNARFEFPARRITVNLAPADLPKESGRFDLPIALGILAASGQLKAQHLEDYEFAGELALTGELRPIRGALAMTFKASKDGRAFILPRDNADEAALVEDAQVFPARSLLEVCAHLAGQERLSRHVPEVTAGTAIYPDFSEVKGQSHAKRALEVAAAGGHSILMSGPPGTGKSMLASRLPGILPEMSEGEALEAAAIQSLNGGFRLENWRRRILRAPHHSASSVALVGGGGNPRPGEISLAHHSVLFLDELPEFDRKALETLREPLESGRITISRAARQADFPAQFQLVAAMNPCPCGYLGHPNGKCRCTPDQVSRYKSKISGPLLDRIDLQIEVPALPEHELTQKAEGEPSAAIRARVEAAYRRQLARQGKTNARLTTKEIDALCQPDVAGMALLKQAISRLNLSARAYHRILKMARTIADLAGAEEILSSHIAEAVQYRRFDR; encoded by the coding sequence ATGTCCCTCGCGGTCCTCTACAGCCGCGCCTTGAACGGCATGGATGCTCCGCTGGTGACGGTGGAAGTGCATCTCGCCAACGGCCTGCCGTCATTCACCCTGGTCGGACTGGCCGAAGCCGAAGTGAAAGAAGCCCGCGATCGCGTGCGTGCCGCGCTGCAGAATGCGCGCTTTGAATTTCCGGCACGCAGAATTACCGTCAATCTGGCACCGGCCGACTTGCCCAAGGAAAGCGGGCGTTTCGACCTTCCCATCGCCCTGGGCATCCTCGCCGCATCCGGCCAACTGAAGGCGCAACACCTCGAAGACTACGAGTTTGCCGGCGAACTGGCGCTGACCGGCGAACTGCGCCCGATTCGCGGCGCCCTGGCGATGACCTTCAAGGCCAGCAAGGATGGCCGCGCTTTCATCCTGCCGCGCGACAATGCCGATGAAGCAGCCCTGGTCGAGGATGCGCAGGTCTTTCCCGCCCGTTCGCTGCTCGAAGTGTGCGCCCACCTTGCCGGCCAGGAACGGCTCTCGCGCCATGTCCCCGAAGTCACAGCCGGCACGGCGATTTATCCTGATTTCAGCGAGGTAAAGGGCCAGTCGCACGCCAAGCGCGCGCTGGAGGTCGCCGCTGCGGGCGGCCACAGTATTTTGATGTCGGGGCCGCCCGGCACCGGGAAATCCATGCTCGCCAGCCGCCTGCCCGGCATCCTGCCGGAGATGAGCGAAGGCGAAGCGCTGGAAGCGGCGGCGATTCAATCCCTGAACGGCGGTTTTCGCCTGGAAAACTGGCGCCGCCGCATTTTGCGCGCACCTCACCACTCCGCTTCCAGCGTCGCGCTGGTGGGCGGCGGCGGCAATCCCCGCCCCGGCGAAATCAGCCTGGCGCACCATTCCGTGCTGTTCCTGGACGAGTTGCCCGAATTCGACCGCAAGGCGCTGGAGACCCTGCGCGAACCGCTCGAATCGGGGCGCATCACCATCTCCCGCGCGGCGCGCCAGGCTGATTTCCCGGCCCAGTTCCAGCTGGTGGCGGCGATGAACCCGTGCCCCTGCGGTTATCTCGGCCATCCCAACGGCAAATGCCGCTGCACGCCGGATCAGGTAAGCCGCTACAAGAGCAAGATTTCCGGCCCGCTGCTGGATCGCATCGATTTGCAGATTGAAGTGCCCGCACTGCCGGAGCATGAGTTGACACAAAAGGCCGAGGGCGAACCCAGCGCAGCTATCCGGGCAAGAGTGGAAGCGGCCTATCGGCGACAGCTGGCGCGCCAGGGCAAGACGAACGCCAGGCTCACCACCAAGGAAATCGACGCGCTGTGCCAGCCGGACGTGGCCGGAATGGCGCTGCTGAAACAGGCCATCAGCCGCCTCAACCTCTCCGCCCGCGCGTATCACCGCATTCTCAAGATGGCCCGGACCATTGCGGACCTGGCAGGGGCGGAAGAAATACTCAGCAGCCACATCGCAGAGGCGGTGCAATACCGCCGCTTCGACCGTTAG
- a CDS encoding accessory factor UbiK family protein translates to MLNHKVLDEINAKISQVLAASPAGDVEKNLRASLQGLFAKLDLVTREEFEVQQAVLVRTREKLDKLEAQVAALEQKQQTEPAKTA, encoded by the coding sequence ATGCTCAACCATAAAGTATTAGACGAAATCAACGCCAAGATCAGCCAGGTGCTGGCCGCTTCGCCGGCAGGCGATGTGGAAAAGAATCTGCGCGCTTCGCTTCAAGGCCTGTTTGCCAAGCTCGACCTGGTCACGCGGGAAGAGTTCGAGGTGCAGCAAGCCGTGCTGGTGCGCACGCGCGAGAAGCTCGACAAGCTTGAAGCACAGGTCGCGGCACTGGAACAGAAACAGCAGACAGAACCCGCCAAAACGGCATAA
- a CDS encoding TorF family putative porin: protein MRKLTQALLLAGVVGMPALMASTSSMADEAPAASAITGNMAFVSDYVFRGLTQSWARPAVQAGLDYVHPSGFYLGTWASSISDKEYNNASMEWDFYAGYNGKINDDMGWGVGAIQIWYPGGKLAGFSPDQKYNTQELNASFNYKFVSVKYSYALTDLFGLNQNNYFSALDPATAPTGSTKGSTYLEANASYEIMDKLTLGAHIGHQKVKNASDYSYTDYKISLNKELPKEMFGLNVGLAYTDTNAKKGAWTGAYAGETKYLGDKTWILSVSKTF, encoded by the coding sequence ATGCGTAAATTAACTCAAGCCCTGTTGCTCGCAGGTGTAGTCGGGATGCCGGCTCTGATGGCGTCCACCTCTTCCATGGCAGACGAAGCCCCTGCTGCCAGCGCGATTACCGGCAACATGGCTTTCGTGAGCGACTACGTGTTCCGCGGCCTGACCCAATCCTGGGCCCGGCCTGCCGTACAAGCCGGCCTGGATTACGTCCACCCGAGCGGTTTCTACCTGGGCACCTGGGCTTCCAGCATCAGCGACAAGGAATACAACAACGCCAGCATGGAATGGGATTTCTATGCCGGTTACAACGGCAAGATCAACGACGACATGGGTTGGGGCGTCGGCGCGATCCAGATCTGGTACCCGGGCGGCAAGCTGGCCGGCTTCTCGCCTGACCAGAAATACAACACCCAGGAACTGAACGCCAGCTTCAACTACAAGTTCGTCAGCGTGAAATACTCCTACGCCCTGACCGACCTGTTCGGCTTGAACCAGAACAACTATTTCAGCGCCCTGGACCCGGCGACCGCGCCTACTGGCAGCACCAAGGGTTCTACCTACCTCGAAGCCAACGCCAGCTATGAAATCATGGACAAGCTGACTTTGGGCGCCCACATCGGCCACCAGAAAGTCAAGAACGCATCCGACTACAGCTACACCGACTACAAGATCAGCCTGAACAAGGAACTGCCGAAAGAGATGTTCGGCCTGAATGTCGGACTGGCTTATACGGATACCAACGCCAAGAAGGGTGCGTGGACAGGCGCTTATGCCGGCGAAACCAAGTACCTCGGCGACAAGACCTGGATCCTGTCGGTTAGCAAAACCTTCTAA
- the glnK gene encoding P-II family nitrogen regulator — MKLVTAIIKPFKLDEVREALSNVGVQGITVTEVKGFGRQKGHTELYRGAEYVVDFLPKVKVEAAIKAEMLDQVIEAIEKSATTGKIGDGKIFVSDLEQVVRIRTGETGPEAL, encoded by the coding sequence ATGAAACTAGTAACTGCAATCATCAAGCCGTTCAAGCTGGATGAGGTGCGGGAAGCTCTGTCCAACGTGGGCGTGCAGGGCATCACCGTGACCGAAGTCAAGGGTTTTGGGCGGCAAAAGGGTCACACCGAGCTGTATCGCGGTGCGGAATACGTGGTGGACTTTCTGCCCAAGGTCAAGGTGGAAGCCGCGATCAAGGCCGAAATGCTGGATCAGGTGATCGAGGCGATCGAGAAATCCGCCACGACCGGCAAGATCGGCGACGGCAAGATCTTCGTTTCCGATCTGGAACAGGTAGTCCGTATCCGTACCGGCGAAACCGGTCCGGAAGCCCTCTAA